A segment of the Sulfurovum indicum genome:
TTGTAACCCAGGATTACATTCCCATATATATAAATATTAAACAGATAAGCACCGCTCCTTGATGCAGCTCAACATATTTTCTCTTTCATTCGACTATACTTCACGAAATTATACAAGGGAAACTTTTAGAGGCACCCGTAAGGCTATCATAACATGAGTGAATTTTTAAACAACAACCGCTCTCCTTTTGAAGGGCAGTATCCGGACGGACATCCAGTCCGTACCTACCTGGAAGAGAATCTTCTTATCAGAACGCTTATCAATGAACTTCGATCTCTCAATATACCGGAAGATCTTGAATTGTTCAAAGAGCTATTCAACAGACTTGGAAAGGTGGAGCTTCACTTTGCACGTAAAGAGAATCAGCTCTTCCCCTACCTTGAAAAACATGGGTGGACAAGTCCTTCCCAGAATATGTGGGCATTTCATGACCAGATAAGAGAAGAGATCAAAGAGACAAGAAGAGCTATAGAATCAAATGACATTGTAACTCTTATGATGAACTCCCAGCAGGTATTTCACTCTTTGGAGCATATTATGCAGGTAGAAGAAGGACGACTTCTTCCCAATGCCATGCGTTTGCTCAGCGAAGAGGAGTGGAAGGAATTTAAAGAGGGAGACAGAGAGATAGGCTGGATGTTCGATACTCCGCCAACCCCTTACCCTGAAGATGCGTATGTCCATCCGGGAGAGGATACAAAACGTAAAAAACTTCCTTTCGGTATAGAAGACAAGACACATTATGACGAGGGGTATCTCACACCCGAACAGGTAAACTCCATCTTCAGGATCCTTCCTGTGGACATTACTTATGTCAATGAACATGACCAGGTGGTATTTTACAATCGCGGAGAGGACAGGGTTTTCCCCAGAAGTGCAGGTATTATTGGACGTGAAGTAAAGTTCTGTCATCCGCCCAAAAGTGTAGACCAGGTCCTGAGGATCCTTGAAGAGTTCAAGGCAGGGAGACAAGACCTTGCAGAGTTCTGGATCCAGTTCAAAGGAAAATTCATTCATATTCAGTACTTTGCAGTCAGAGACAACGACGGAACTTACCGCGGAGTCATTGAGATGAGTCAGGATGTGACCCATGTGCGTGAACTGGAAGGAGAACAGCGTCTGCTTGACTGGGATTCGTAAAAGAAGCTGAAAAGCTCTCTGCTTTCCCTTCTTTGCAGAGGAACCTATACAAACCGCAGGGGTAACACTTTTGTGGTTACCCTTTGAAACCCAAATGCCCTCTTAACGGTGAATCGGATTTTATTTTGAGTTTGAATTGAAGTAGGCATTACACCTTGGAAAGGTGTAATGAGAAAAAAATTGTTGTTGTCACCGACCCTTAATTTCATATCCTGCGGATACACTCCAGGATAAAGATGACCTCATTTCTCTTCTCTTAAGAACTGATACAGCTCCAGTGGAGTCATATCCAACTCATCCGCAAGATTTTTGATCCTGCTTTTTTCAGAAACATCTTCTACACCTTTCTCTTCCAAACGTTCAATAGCCTCCTTGAGATCTATCTTGTTCATATTGCCTAACTCCTGAAGCGTCTTTCTTCCTAATCTTGCAGGAACATTATCGACTGACCCCATAGCACTGGGTCTGATAAGTTCATATATCATACTTGGTGCCATACTGTTTCTTCGTGCAATAGTCTTAAGAGATTCACTCTCTTTAAAATCAATCTTATGTTTGTGTAAAATCTCTTTTGCCTGATCAATATCTATATTCATTTTTCTACAAAAGATATTCAGTTTTGTCTCTTCTGCGTGTCCGTAAGGAGGCTCTCCATAGCTCTTTGTCCAACTCTCTTTAATTGCTTCTTCAAAATCCAGAAAAGATTTAAACGGCTGCACCAATACCAATGTTCCGATGACAAATACCATGTTGATACCCAATGCAATCAGAAACTCTTTTTTTGTAAAAGAGAGCTTTTTTCGGCGATCTTTCAGATAACTAACGATCGGTTTCCAATTGTAGTAGATATGTAATATACCAAACAGTATAAAGACAATCATAGAGGTTGTATGCAGGTCGCCATACTGACTCTTTGTCAATCCTAAAAAGTGCCAGTCCCACCAGTATGCCACTCTTCCGTGTGGACACAGAAAAAGCATTATGCCTGTATAGGTCATAAGCAGAAACGAAAGTGCCAATGTCAATGATGTAATTTTTCTCATAGATGACTCCATTTAGCAGTTTATGAAGTGTCGGCAAGCCGGATCACCGATGCTTGCCTGGGGAGGAAGACAATAAGCGTGATTTTATTTAAGACCCTGTCCCATACCACCTCCCTGTCTGTTCTGATTCATACGGTTGATCTGATGTTTTGTAAACTCATCCTGGCTGATAACACCGTCTTTGTTCGTGTCGATACTTTCAAATGTCGGAGCTTTACCTGCATT
Coding sequences within it:
- a CDS encoding DUF4405 domain-containing protein — translated: MRKITSLTLALSFLLMTYTGIMLFLCPHGRVAYWWDWHFLGLTKSQYGDLHTTSMIVFILFGILHIYYNWKPIVSYLKDRRKKLSFTKKEFLIALGINMVFVIGTLVLVQPFKSFLDFEEAIKESWTKSYGEPPYGHAEETKLNIFCRKMNIDIDQAKEILHKHKIDFKESESLKTIARRNSMAPSMIYELIRPSAMGSVDNVPARLGRKTLQELGNMNKIDLKEAIERLEEKGVEDVSEKSRIKNLADELDMTPLELYQFLREEK
- a CDS encoding DUF438 domain-containing protein encodes the protein MSEFLNNNRSPFEGQYPDGHPVRTYLEENLLIRTLINELRSLNIPEDLELFKELFNRLGKVELHFARKENQLFPYLEKHGWTSPSQNMWAFHDQIREEIKETRRAIESNDIVTLMMNSQQVFHSLEHIMQVEEGRLLPNAMRLLSEEEWKEFKEGDREIGWMFDTPPTPYPEDAYVHPGEDTKRKKLPFGIEDKTHYDEGYLTPEQVNSIFRILPVDITYVNEHDQVVFYNRGEDRVFPRSAGIIGREVKFCHPPKSVDQVLRILEEFKAGRQDLAEFWIQFKGKFIHIQYFAVRDNDGTYRGVIEMSQDVTHVRELEGEQRLLDWDS